The window GCTGCGTGATCGATTCGACCAACTGCTGATCGTTGCCCTGGTGGGCGTGCTGATCTTTACTGCTGTGCTGATGGCAGGCGCTGGACCACGTGATGACAATCAGGATGCCCAGGCAGCCAATCGCAGGTTCGAACGCGAGATGCTGCATCAGGCACGAGTGGCCTTTATTGAACGGCACTATTCTCCTGTGATCACGTTACGGGATAATGGTTCCTTGCCGGATGCTTTGCTTAAACTGGAAGAGTTAAGTCGAACCTTGCCGGGTGAAGCCCACAATGATCTGCTCAGTGGGGATATCCTGCTGCGTATGGGACAGTTTGATCGTGCCGTAAGCAAACTGGCCAAAGCCGTTAGAAGCAAAGCTGATTATGTCGATTCCGCCAGCCCTTTGAGCGAGAGGCCGTTGATTGAATCGGCTGTCTCGGAAGGCTTGCCGCTGATTCGCGACCGCCTGCGTGTTCAGCCAGACAATCTCACTCTTGCAAAGGTCTTGAAAGACGGCTACTACCTGCAGAGCCGTCTCGCCGGAGGCTGTGAATGAGTCTCTCGCTGCGTGATCGACATTTATGGGTTGTTCTGGCTGCAGGTGCTGGCCTTGGTGTCCTCGGTGCCCTGCTTTCTGTTTGGGGCAATCCCCAGAACAGCGGCATCTGTGTCTCCTGCTTCATTGAAAACACCTCCGGTGCACTAGGTTTACATGATAATGAACGCATGCAGTATCTGCGTCCGGAGTTGATCGGTTTCGTCCTCGGCTCGATTCTTTGTGCGTCCTTGTTTCGCGAGTTTCGCTCGCGTGGTGGCAGCGCACCCTTGGCCAGACTGGTCTCGGGTGTTTTCCTGATCGTCGGCAGCGCGGTCTTTATCGGCTGTCCGATCAAGTTGTTCCTCAGGCTGATGGCGGGGGATATCTCTTCTCTGGCAGGGCTGTTTGGTTTGATCGCAGGAGTCTGGATCGGCTTGCAGGGTTTGGCTCGTGGCGTCGACCTGGGACGTGCTGAAGATGAGCGTGGTGCGACCGGACTGCTGGTTCCTGCAGGATTCATCCTGTTACTGGTCTTCCTGCTGGCGCGGCCATCATTTCTGCTCTTCTCGGATCGTGGTAGTGCTGCACAGCACGCTCCTCTGTTTATATCGCTGGCGGTCGGTTTGCTGCTTGGAGTTCTTGCTCAACGCAGCCGCTTCTGTGTCACCGGCAGCGTTCGCGATGGCCTTTTAATGGGCACTCGCAGTCCACTTCTCTGGGGCTTCTTCGCCTTCCTGATCGGTGCCTTTGTCACCAATATCTTTATGGGCCGCTTTACTTTCGGCCTGTACGGTCAGCCGGGGGCGCACCTTGAGTACCTCTGGAGCTTTCTGGGGATGTTGTTGGTCGGTTGGCTCTCGGTTCTGATCGGTGGCTGCCCATTCCGGCAGTTAATCAAAGCCGGTGAGGGTGACGCCGATGCCGGTCTTGCCGTCGTTGGTATGCTGCTCGGCGGTGGACTTGTTCAGTCCTGGGGGGTTGCGGCAACGGCCGCCGGAGTGGCGACCTCAGGGAAGATTTCGGTGCTGGTTGGATTGGCTTTTGTATTGTTGATCAGTTTGCTGTTTCGTGACCGAACTGTTTGATGGCATAGGATTTTTATTCAGAAAAGATTCTTTTTGCTTCTTTTCTCATAATCTTTGCGCCTTTGCGTTAAAAAGATACCTGTCCTGTTGATTAAAAAAGGATAACCCTTGTGAATAAACCTCTAAGAAACCCCGATATTGTCTGGCGTGTTGAAAAGCGTCGTCAGGCAGAAGTTATGAAGGCTCTCGAGAATGGTGAGGATGCTGACGACAGCGGTACGGTGATCCTGTTGCTTTCCGGCATGATGCATCAACTGAACCTGGTTGGTGGCCTGATCTGGCAACAGTGTGACGGTGCACAGACGTTGTCTGGGATCGCTGAACAACTTGCCATGGAGTTTTCCGTGGAAACAGCTGAAGTAGAAGCTGATGTTGCCGAGTTTGTCGCCGATCTGGCGGAGAGAGGTTGGTTGATCAATGGCTGAAGTCACAGAAATGTTCTCTGCACCCTTGACGTTTAACTGGACGCTTTCCTATCGCTGCAACTTTACCTGTGAGCATTGTTATAGTCGTGATGAACAATGTCCGGAATTGGCAACAGCAGATGTAAAGCGAATTATTGATATTCTGGTGGAGCAGCAGGTGCCATTTATCAACTTTGGCGGCGGTGAGCCACTGATGCGTAAAGACCTGTTTGACGTGGCTGAATACGCTTCGAAGCAGGGTTTGAATGTTTCCATGAACACCAACGGCTGGATGCTCGATGAATCAGCCGCTCAACGGCTTAAGGACGTCGGTTTTAAGAGTGTCGGCATCAGTATCGACAGCGCATTCGCCGACATTCACGACAACTTCCGCAATAGGCCCGGCTCTTTCGAGAGGGCCGTGTCAGGTCTGGATGCCCTTGCCAATGTTGGCCTGAAGAGCACTATGAGTTCGGTCATCTCCCGGATTAATTATCAGTCCTTTATGGATTTACTCGATCTGGCACGCAGTCACAAGGTCGGACAGGTTTATCTGCATAACTTCAAATGTAGTGGCCGGGGATTTAAAAATCGTGAGGATCTGGACCTCACTCCCGACGAGTGGCAGGCGTTCTACTTGCAGGCCCTTTCGGTGAAGAACCAGACAAAGGATTTGAAAATCTCCTTTGATGACCCGGTGATCGCATCGCTGCCTGAATACCAGGAAAAAACTATGGTTAAGGGGAGTAGCTGCGGCAAGCTTTCCCTGCATCTGCAACCCAATGGCGATATTACCCCCTGTGGATTTATCCCTGTCGTTGTCGGTAATATTCTCAAGGACGATTTTGAGACGATCTGGTTCGATTCACCGGTTCTCAAGGCGATGCGCTCCAAGGAAGCCACCGGCAAGTGCTCAGGATGCGGCGCCTTTGAAGACTGTCAGGGCGGTTGCACAGCGCGTGCTTTTGCGACCACCGGTGATTTTAACCAGCCTGATCCGCATTGTTGGAAGTAACGCCTGCGGCGCGTAGCACGTGGCGAGACGCGAGAAAAATAAAAAGAAGGGACAAGACTAATGAGTCGTCATGAGCCCTGACTGGTTTTAATTGAATAAGAAGTTTTTCCGCGCTACGCACCACGTGCCACGCGCCACTTTTTAAAGAAAGGAGAGTCGTCATGAAAAAGTACTTTAAGCCTCGTGTTGTCGCTTCAAGTAACGTTCACCCTTGCTGAATCCTCGTCGCTGTCAGGCGACGAACTCTAGAGAGGATAGTTTGTTATGGGCGTTGACCTGTTAGATACCCCGGTTCGTCTGACCTGGGATTTTCCTGATGATGCGACCGGGCAGCAAGGCACGAGTTTGACTGCTGTTGCTGAGGCAGTCATGGACGCCGGCGTTTTCTTTGTCCTTTTGCAGGGACGCCCGCTCCTGCATCCGTCTCTGGAGGAAGTTCTCGAGATCCTCGGTGGTGGCTGTCAGCTCATCTTGACCTGCTGCGGCAGCCAAGATGAGCTCACTCGTCTTGCTCGGCTTTCACCTGCAGGTGTGCAGGTCCTCCTGAATATCACCTCCTTTGCCCGAGACGAAAGCAAAGTCGACTTAAAGCGTCTGCTCCAAGTTGTCCTGGAGTTGCGCGAGATCGGTCACGAGCCTCACATTGCGTTCACTCCGTTACGTGGAAATCTGAATAATATTCCCGCTCTTCTGAGCTTTTGTGTCGAGCATGAAATTCCTAGGTTTAAGTTGTCAAACGCGCATATCGGTGATAGCTTCCATGATTATTCGGCAGAACAACTGCCCCGCTGGCAGGACCTTGAAGCCTTTCGAGAGACTTGGAAAAACTTCATCGAAAGTGGGGGCTCTCTTCCGGAGATGGAGATACATGATCTTTTCCTTTGGGAGATCATGACCCCCGGACAGAAGCAGAATCGCGCAGAGTATGGTGGTTGCCAGGCTGGCAACAGCCTCAGTCATGTTGACTGCCATGGCGTTGTTCATCCCTGTGCAGCCTGGCCGCAACCACTTGGCTGTCTGCCAGGGCAATCGCTCGAGGAAATCTGGAATAGCTCTGAGCGTTTTGCCGTGTGCGAAGCGATCGCGCAAAGTCCCGAAGGATGTCATGGCTGCTCAGATCTTGATATCTGCTTCGGTGGCTGTCGCGGTCTTGCCAGAAACCTGAACCGTTCCGCAGGAGAGCGCGACCTTATGTGCTCAGGCCCGCGTTAACTGGAAGTCTGTTTATCATGTCAATCTACCTCGACAACGCTGCAACCTCTTTTCCCAAGCCATCCCAGGTGATTGAAGCTGTCGAGCGGACTTTACGCGAGAATTCTGCCAATCCGGGACGGGGGGGGCACCATATGTCCCTTGATGCCGGTCGTATGGTCATGGAATGCCGGGAAAGCCTGGCTCGTTTTTTTGGTATCACGGATGCGTCACGCATCGCTTTCACTGCCAACGCCACCGAGGCCATCAACCTCGGCCTTTTCGGCGCTCTTAGTTCCGGTGACAGGGTTGTCACCACGTCGATGGAACACAACGCAGTCGTTCGGCCGCTTCAGGCATTGAACGACCAGGGCGTAGATGTGGTTCGCGTTGCTGCCGACGCGCTTGGCCAGGTTAACCCCTTGGCTATTCGCGAGGCATGTGTTCCTGGTACCCGTCTCGTCATCATGACGCATTGCTCCAATGTGAGCGGCACACTTCAGGCAATCGAAGACGTTGGCCCCTGGTGTCGCGAGCAAGGTATCCTTTTTATGGTTGATGCGGCGCAGAGCGCAGGTGTGTTTCCGATCAATGTCGAAAAGATGGCGATCGACCTGCTTGCCGTTCCCGGGCATAAGTCCCTGCTTGGACCAACGGGAACCGGTTTCCTCTATGTCCGCAAAGGTCTGGACTTGAAGCCGCTGCTCTACGGTGGAACGGGCAACTTCTCACAATCAGCAATCCAGCCAACCGAGATGCCGGAAAGACTCGAAAGTGGCACTTTGAATACGATCGGTCTGGCAGGGCTCAAGGCCGGGGTCGAGTTTCTGGAAAAGCTTGGCCTGGATCTTGTTCGTGCTCACGAGCAGGAAATGCTGCGTCAGTTGATCGAGGGCTTGCAGGAGATTGACCAAGTCATCCTCTACGGCCCCCTCGGTTCAGCGCGTCATGGCGGGGCGCTTTCCTTTAACGTTAAAAATGTCGATCCGTCAATGCTGGGCTTCCGCTTGGACCGCGAATATGGTATCTGTTGTCGTGTCGGGTTACACTGTGCTCCGGAAGCTCATGGCAGTATCGGAACTCTCCCTGAAGGCACCGTGCGTCTCAGTCCGGGATATTTTAATACGGCTGATGATATCAATCAGACCCTTACAGCGATTCGGACAATCGTCGCGACAGAGAACTGAACCATTGATGTAGGTGCAACGGTTTTGTAGGAGTAGTTATGCACAAAAAGATCTTTTCCCCAGTTCTGTTGATTCTGGCTACATTTCTTTTGATCTCTTGCTCTTTGCCACCAATCCAACCGGTCACACGGATGGAGTTGATGAAGACTCGTATTTACAACAAGTATATTATTGAGG of the Deltaproteobacteria bacterium IMCC39524 genome contains:
- the yedE gene encoding YedE family putative selenium transporter — translated: MSLSLRDRHLWVVLAAGAGLGVLGALLSVWGNPQNSGICVSCFIENTSGALGLHDNERMQYLRPELIGFVLGSILCASLFREFRSRGGSAPLARLVSGVFLIVGSAVFIGCPIKLFLRLMAGDISSLAGLFGLIAGVWIGLQGLARGVDLGRAEDERGATGLLVPAGFILLLVFLLARPSFLLFSDRGSAAQHAPLFISLAVGLLLGVLAQRSRFCVTGSVRDGLLMGTRSPLLWGFFAFLIGAFVTNIFMGRFTFGLYGQPGAHLEYLWSFLGMLLVGWLSVLIGGCPFRQLIKAGEGDADAGLAVVGMLLGGGLVQSWGVAATAAGVATSGKISVLVGLAFVLLISLLFRDRTV
- the pqqD gene encoding pyrroloquinoline quinone biosynthesis peptide chaperone PqqD, whose translation is MNKPLRNPDIVWRVEKRRQAEVMKALENGEDADDSGTVILLLSGMMHQLNLVGGLIWQQCDGAQTLSGIAEQLAMEFSVETAEVEADVAEFVADLAERGWLING
- a CDS encoding GeoRSP system radical SAM/SPASM protein; the encoded protein is MAEVTEMFSAPLTFNWTLSYRCNFTCEHCYSRDEQCPELATADVKRIIDILVEQQVPFINFGGGEPLMRKDLFDVAEYASKQGLNVSMNTNGWMLDESAAQRLKDVGFKSVGISIDSAFADIHDNFRNRPGSFERAVSGLDALANVGLKSTMSSVISRINYQSFMDLLDLARSHKVGQVYLHNFKCSGRGFKNREDLDLTPDEWQAFYLQALSVKNQTKDLKISFDDPVIASLPEYQEKTMVKGSSCGKLSLHLQPNGDITPCGFIPVVVGNILKDDFETIWFDSPVLKAMRSKEATGKCSGCGAFEDCQGGCTARAFATTGDFNQPDPHCWK
- a CDS encoding SPASM domain-containing protein, with product MGVDLLDTPVRLTWDFPDDATGQQGTSLTAVAEAVMDAGVFFVLLQGRPLLHPSLEEVLEILGGGCQLILTCCGSQDELTRLARLSPAGVQVLLNITSFARDESKVDLKRLLQVVLELREIGHEPHIAFTPLRGNLNNIPALLSFCVEHEIPRFKLSNAHIGDSFHDYSAEQLPRWQDLEAFRETWKNFIESGGSLPEMEIHDLFLWEIMTPGQKQNRAEYGGCQAGNSLSHVDCHGVVHPCAAWPQPLGCLPGQSLEEIWNSSERFAVCEAIAQSPEGCHGCSDLDICFGGCRGLARNLNRSAGERDLMCSGPR
- a CDS encoding aminotransferase class V-fold PLP-dependent enzyme — translated: MSIYLDNAATSFPKPSQVIEAVERTLRENSANPGRGGHHMSLDAGRMVMECRESLARFFGITDASRIAFTANATEAINLGLFGALSSGDRVVTTSMEHNAVVRPLQALNDQGVDVVRVAADALGQVNPLAIREACVPGTRLVIMTHCSNVSGTLQAIEDVGPWCREQGILFMVDAAQSAGVFPINVEKMAIDLLAVPGHKSLLGPTGTGFLYVRKGLDLKPLLYGGTGNFSQSAIQPTEMPERLESGTLNTIGLAGLKAGVEFLEKLGLDLVRAHEQEMLRQLIEGLQEIDQVILYGPLGSARHGGALSFNVKNVDPSMLGFRLDREYGICCRVGLHCAPEAHGSIGTLPEGTVRLSPGYFNTADDINQTLTAIRTIVATEN